From a region of the Mercurialis annua linkage group LG1-X, ddMerAnnu1.2, whole genome shotgun sequence genome:
- the LOC126675475 gene encoding uncharacterized protein LOC126675475 isoform X1 has product MQQRKSGRPSGTDGNDFSYRMVIDSRYTKVAKAKSRLFTLFLTQGLIQLIGLICIVLLITNEKTVSKLAVSSSMTGLLSLLIGELGRRRSRVGLLRFYIYISSIVLLLSIYSAITSNSSLVVIWNPKDWDKKKFELVKTLLLLFGSLLQIIIIGTVISLIGNMSPPKKAY; this is encoded by the exons ATGCAACAAAGAAAATCAGGGAGGCCGTCTGGAACGGACGGCAATGATTTCTCGTACCGGATGGTCATCGATTCCC GCTACACAAAGGTAGCTAAAGCAAAATCTCGTCTATTTACACTGTTTCTTACTCAG GGTTTGATTCAGTTGATAGGGTTAATATGCATTGTATTGTTGATTACAAATGAAAAGACTGTGAGCAAATTGGCCGTTTCATCTTCCATGACTGGATTGCTTTCTCTTTTGATTGGGGAATTAG GCCGAAGACGTAGTCGAGTTGGTTTATTGAGATTTTACATCTACATATCGTCTATTGTATTACTTCTCTCAATATATTCTGCCATTACCAGCAATTCCTCTTTAGTG GTTATTTGGAATCCGAAGGACTGGGATAAGAAAAAGTTTGAACTTGTAAAAACTCTACTTCTTCTATTTG GATCTTTGCTGCAGATAATTATTATCGGCACTGTAATTTCTCTAATTGGTAATATGTCTCCTCCCAAGAAAGCTTATTAA
- the LOC126675475 gene encoding uncharacterized protein LOC126675475 isoform X2: protein MQQRKSGRPSGTDGNDFSYRMVIDSRYTKVAKAKSRLFTLFLTQGLIQLIGLICIVLLITNEKTVSKLAVSSSMTGLLSLLIGELGRRRSRVGLLRFYIYISSIVLLLSIYSAITSNSSLVVIWNPKDWDKKKFELDLCCR, encoded by the exons ATGCAACAAAGAAAATCAGGGAGGCCGTCTGGAACGGACGGCAATGATTTCTCGTACCGGATGGTCATCGATTCCC GCTACACAAAGGTAGCTAAAGCAAAATCTCGTCTATTTACACTGTTTCTTACTCAG GGTTTGATTCAGTTGATAGGGTTAATATGCATTGTATTGTTGATTACAAATGAAAAGACTGTGAGCAAATTGGCCGTTTCATCTTCCATGACTGGATTGCTTTCTCTTTTGATTGGGGAATTAG GCCGAAGACGTAGTCGAGTTGGTTTATTGAGATTTTACATCTACATATCGTCTATTGTATTACTTCTCTCAATATATTCTGCCATTACCAGCAATTCCTCTTTAGTG GTTATTTGGAATCCGAAGGACTGGGATAAGAAAAAGTTTGAACTT GATCTTTGCTGCAGATAA
- the LOC126665514 gene encoding uncharacterized protein LOC126665514 → MSSYNPMEWLNEMVTEPYYLFHFLAFFSYFILRTSLLFSPHHLLYREIQAVLALAVIAAIKFVRKESWEGFVAEFLFYAKILLVAVSLILDYHLTIWYIIVFSVIYILTQQPAFKGLGAATKLTPLQLETMLTEGNTSRFWLVEFRASYSSACIRASRSLPELSIIYSNKNLSFGIVDIGLFPNAAEKFGISLSGGMSQLPTYILVENAAEVTRFPDWDFEAKSSHPPLTKKLLSKHFELDRHLVEYLHEK, encoded by the exons ATGAGTAGCTATAATCCAATGGAATGGCTAAATGAGATGGTAACGGAGCCTTATTATCTCTTCCATTTTCTCGCTTTCTTTTCCTACTTCATCCTTCGCACATCTCTCCTCTTCTCTCCTCATCATCTCCTTTATCGT GAGATTCAAGCAGTACTTGCACTAGCTGTTATAGCTGCtattaag TTCGTGAGAAAAGAATCCTGGGAAGGGTTCGTTGCTGAATTCTTGTTTTATGCAAAG ATTCTTCTTGTCGCCGTTTCTTTGATACTGGATTACCATTTAACTATCTGGTACATAATCGTCTTTTCAG TTATATATATCTTGACACAACAGCCTGCCTTCAAGGGATTAG GTGCTGCAACTAAATTAACACCACTACAATTAGAAACTATGCTAACAGAAGGGAACACATCAAGATTCTGGTTG GTAGAATTTCGTGCTTCGTACTCATCTGCTTGTATACGTGCAAGTCGTAGTTTGCCTGAGCTCTCAATTAT ATACTCGAACAAGAATTTATCATTCGGAATTGTTGATATTGGACTCTTTCCAAATGCAGCAGAAAAATTTGGAATTTCTCTTAGTG GGGGCATGAGCCAACTTCCCACATATATTTTAGTTGAGAATGCTGCTGAGGTTACACGCTTTCCTGATTGGGATTTTGAGGCAAAATCATCACATCCTCCTTTGACAAAG AAACTTCTCTCCAAGCATTTTGAACTTGATAGGCACCTTGTTGAATATTTACATGAAAAATAG